A single Lactuca sativa cultivar Salinas chromosome 8, Lsat_Salinas_v11, whole genome shotgun sequence DNA region contains:
- the LOC111913133 gene encoding uncharacterized protein LOC111913133, translated as MKPMPADSCRNDSELGSKRHFRKTRTDEVDLRVMKKHKKSLAEIIMRGSTSVSQKVSPSSLGPEENRSETEKDSLLSCGNKRKRQTIQDDCGRDVSKFLDRSQRRLTEENRSRSTHGVNSVQLVQPSIATLNSIETASGCVQKIIRENSPSTDNESMAALLLLSHFISGITTHTSSKTAAKDPSVSVSNGEISCGKDEKVPPASGSIVDQSREEFNIINDAGLPQAEQAESGTSVCVMNVNPSEFSIVNGKKYMRRVKVVQK; from the exons ATGAAGCCTATGCCTGCAGACTCTTGTCGCAATGATTCAGAGCTTGGTTCCAAACGTCATTTCAGAAAAACTAGAACTGATGAAGTAGATTTGCGGGTGATGAAGAAGCATAAAAAGTCTTTAGCTGAGATTATTATGCGTGGAAGCACTTCTGTAAGCCAAAAGGTTTCACCGTCTTCTCTGGGACCTGAGGAGAACAGGTCGGAAACTGAAAAG GATTCTCTTCTATCATGTGGAAATAAAAGGAAGAGACAGACCATTCAAGATGATTGTGGAAGGGATGTTTCGAAGTTTTTGGATAGGAGTCAGAGGCGTTTAACAGAAGAGAACAGATCAAGATCAACACATGGGGTGAATAGTGTTCAATTGGTTCAGCCCTCCATTGCTACTTTAAACAGTATAGAGACAGCTTCTGGTTGTGTTCAAAAGATTATCAGGGAGAATTCCCCTTCAACTGATAATGAATCCATGGCTGCATTGCTGTTGCTTAGTCACTTTATATCAGGGATAACCACACATACATCATCTAAGACTGCAGCCAAAGATCCATCAGTATCTGTGTCAAATGGTGAAATCTCGTGTGGGAAAGATGAAAAAGTGCCGCCTGCTTCAGGGTCTATCGTGGATCAATCACGTGAAGAATTTAACATAATCAATGACGCTGGTTTACCTCAGGCGGAGCAAGCTGAATCTGGGACTTCTGTATGCGTTATGAACGTGAATCCATCTGAGTTTAGCATAGTAAATGGTAAAAAATATATGAGACGTGTTAAAGTCGTCCAGAAATGA